From a region of the Carettochelys insculpta isolate YL-2023 chromosome 29, ASM3395843v1, whole genome shotgun sequence genome:
- the ARHGAP9 gene encoding rho GTPase-activating protein 9 isoform X2 — translation MEESTVYCNLEDIKPLQGEPPNPSSPPLQVLDLWERHLDPSTGRSYFYNPETGDKSWKPPRRHREMSLPPTDTLSSESQVDTELGETLAQDGGSVQAGRLGYTKSMIIPESQIPKVSHRRNRSQHSFGDWLGTGPTSGTLEGSPAVPSDLPHEVEKAGQLNKTKIAEGGRKLRKNWGVSWVVLAGNSLVFYKDVKGPAPTGWRPASSRPESSVDLRGAVLDRARDMSSKKNVIHLRTVTGNEFLLQSDSEATIQDWHQTIKGVIRRLDRENPLEELSYALYREGSSELADLSGDEEDEGPRPKEGWTSSGSVRGPDSTEKKRVKSKLRRFIVRRPPLQSLQEKGLIRDQVFGCRLEALCQRDGDTVPRFVRLCVQAVEERGLDVDGIYRVSGNLAVIQKLRFAVDRERAVTSDGRYVFPQPLCQEERLTLADPEWDDVHVVTGALKLFFRELPEPLVPFDLFHAFVAAVKLPTYAEQVQRLAELVQSLPPPNYATLRYLLAHLRKVMEHADANRMTRQNIGIVFGPTLLRPERELPSMAVDMVHQNQAVELLLCEFERLFLAPGGP, via the exons ATGGAGGAGTCCACAGTTTACTGTAACCTGGAGGACATCAAGCCGCTGCAGGGGGAGCCCCctaaccccagcagccccccgcTACAGGTGCTGGACCTCTGGGAGCGCCACCTTGACCCCAGCACCGGCCGCAGCTACTTCTACAACCCGGAGACAGGCGACAAGTCTTGGAAACCACCGCGGCGCCACCGGGAGATG AGCTTGCCCCCCACGGACACCCTGAGCTCAGAGAGCCAGGTAGACACTGAGCTGGGTGAGACGCTGGCGCAGGACGGAGGCAGTGTCCAGGCTGGCCGGCTTGGCTACACCAAATCCATGATTATTCCCGAGTCCCAGATACCCAAG GTGTCTCACCGCAGGAATCGTTCCCAGCACAGCTTTGGGGACTGGTTGGGGACTGGCCCCACCTCTGGCACCCTTGAGGGCTCCCCCGCTGTCCCCTCCGACTTACCCCAC GAGGTGGAGAAGGCCGGGCAGCTGAACAAAACCAAGATTGCAGAGGGGGGCCGGAAACTCAG GAAGAACTGGGGCGTCTCctgggtggtgctggctgggaACAGCCTTGTCTTCTACAAGGATGTCAAGGGTCCAGCACCGACCGGCTGG AGACCCGCCAGCAGCCGGCCGGAGAGCAGCGTGGACCTGCGGGGCGCTGTGCTGGATCGGGCCCGCGACATGTCCAGCAAGAAGAACGTCATCCAC CTCCGCACTGTGACCGGCAATGAATTCCTGCTGCAGTCGGACAGCGAGGCGACCATCCAGGACTGGCACCAGACCATCAAGGGCGTCATCCGGCGGCTG GACCGGGAGAACCCCCTGGAGGAGCTGAGCTACGCGCTGTACCGGGAGGGCAGCTCCGAGCTGGCGGACCTGAGCGGGGATGAGGAGGACGAGGGGCCAAGGCCAAAGGAGGGCTGGACCAGCTCAG GCTCCGTCCGCGGCCCGGACAGCACGGAAAAGAAGCGAGTGAAGAGCAAACTGAGGCGCTTCATCGTCCGGCGGCCCCCgctgcagagcctgcaggagaAGGGGCTCATCCGAG ACCAGGTCTTTGGCTGCCggctggaggccctgtgccagcggGACGGCGACACTGTGCCCCGCTTTGTCCGGCTCTGCGTCCAGGCCGTGGAGGAGAGAG GCCTGGACGTGGACGGGATCTACCGGGTGAGCGGGAACTTGGCCGTGATCCAGAAGCTGCGCTTTGCTGTGGACCGGG AGCGGGCGGTGACTTCAGATGGGCGCTACGTCTTCCCCCAGCCGCTGTGCCAAG AGGAGCGGCTCACCTTGGCTGACCCCGAGTGGGATGACGTCCACGTGGTGACCGGCGCCCTCAAGCTCTTCTTCCGTGAGCTGCCCGAGCCCCTGGTGCCCTTCGACCTCTTCCACGCCTTCGTGGCTGCCGTCA AGCTCCCGACCTACGCGGAGCAGGTGCAGCGCCTGGCAGAGCTGGTCCAGAGCCTGCCCCCGCCCAACTACGCCACCCTGCGCTACCTCCTGGCCCACCTCCGCAA GGTGATGGAACACGCCGACGCCAACCGCATGACGCGGCAGAACATCGGCATTGTGTTCGGGCCGACGTTGCTGCGGCCCGAGCGGGAGCTGCCCAGCATGGCCGTGGACATGGTGCACCAGAACCAGGCAGTGGAACTGCTACTCTGCGAGTTCGAGCGCCTCTTCCTGGCGCCCGGCGGCCCCTGA
- the ARHGAP9 gene encoding rho GTPase-activating protein 9 isoform X1 has product MTVLGPGRAGLVACTGWPDTLPLAEMLSGRWRLEGRSWHRAGPSPGTPPAVALQALYDYQYEAEDGRQVAIAEGERFLLLHKSNEDWWQVRRLSDPRRARPIFVPATYVVEVGPGAEGGPRLSAMLPASTSTGQPLAHGRQPQYQSLQDLSTPPAPPAQPGHFSHHSRSLPAQDPSLQLGPAQPVSRSVSTTSLAQSSSRDTPSPGCHQRQHLPPGELEGKRASPPGVLPAGIRMEESTVYCNLEDIKPLQGEPPNPSSPPLQVLDLWERHLDPSTGRSYFYNPETGDKSWKPPRRHREMSLPPTDTLSSESQVDTELGETLAQDGGSVQAGRLGYTKSMIIPESQIPKVSHRRNRSQHSFGDWLGTGPTSGTLEGSPAVPSDLPHEVEKAGQLNKTKIAEGGRKLRKNWGVSWVVLAGNSLVFYKDVKGPAPTGWRPASSRPESSVDLRGAVLDRARDMSSKKNVIHLRTVTGNEFLLQSDSEATIQDWHQTIKGVIRRLDRENPLEELSYALYREGSSELADLSGDEEDEGPRPKEGWTSSGSVRGPDSTEKKRVKSKLRRFIVRRPPLQSLQEKGLIRDQVFGCRLEALCQRDGDTVPRFVRLCVQAVEERGLDVDGIYRVSGNLAVIQKLRFAVDRERAVTSDGRYVFPQPLCQEERLTLADPEWDDVHVVTGALKLFFRELPEPLVPFDLFHAFVAAVKLPTYAEQVQRLAELVQSLPPPNYATLRYLLAHLRKVMEHADANRMTRQNIGIVFGPTLLRPERELPSMAVDMVHQNQAVELLLCEFERLFLAPGGP; this is encoded by the exons ATGACGGTGCTGGGCcctggccgggccgggctggtggCGTGCACAGGGTGGCCAGACACTCTGCCCCTCGCCGAGATGCTGTCCGGGCGGTGGCGGCTGGAGGGCCGGTCCTGGCACCGGGCCGGCCCCTCGCCGGGCACGCCCCCGGCCGTGGCACTGCAGGCCCTCTACGACTACCAGTACGAGGCGGAGGACGGGCGCCAGGTGGCCATCGCCGAGGGCGagcgcttcctgctgctgcacaaGTCCAATGAGGACTGGTGGCAGGTGCGGCGGCTCAGCGATCCCCGGCGAGCACGGCCCATCTTCGTGCCGGCCACCTACGTGGTGGAGGTGGGCCCTGGTGCGGAGGGAGGCCCACGGCTAAGTGCCATGCTGCCTGCGTCCACCAgcactgggcagcccctggcgcATG GCCGGCAGCCGCAGTACCAGTCCCTCCAGGACCTGTCTACCCCCCCGgcacctccagcccagcctggccactTTTCCCACCACAGCCGGAGCCTGCCCGCCCAggaccccagcctgcagcttggcccagcccagcctgtcagCAGGAGCGTCAGCAccaccagcctggcccagagctccagcagggacacGCCCAGCCCTGGATGCCACCAACGGCAGCACCTGCCCCcgggggagctggaggggaagCGGGCCAGCCCCCCTGGC GTGCTGCCCGCGGGCATCCGCATGGAGGAGTCCACAGTTTACTGTAACCTGGAGGACATCAAGCCGCTGCAGGGGGAGCCCCctaaccccagcagccccccgcTACAGGTGCTGGACCTCTGGGAGCGCCACCTTGACCCCAGCACCGGCCGCAGCTACTTCTACAACCCGGAGACAGGCGACAAGTCTTGGAAACCACCGCGGCGCCACCGGGAGATG AGCTTGCCCCCCACGGACACCCTGAGCTCAGAGAGCCAGGTAGACACTGAGCTGGGTGAGACGCTGGCGCAGGACGGAGGCAGTGTCCAGGCTGGCCGGCTTGGCTACACCAAATCCATGATTATTCCCGAGTCCCAGATACCCAAG GTGTCTCACCGCAGGAATCGTTCCCAGCACAGCTTTGGGGACTGGTTGGGGACTGGCCCCACCTCTGGCACCCTTGAGGGCTCCCCCGCTGTCCCCTCCGACTTACCCCAC GAGGTGGAGAAGGCCGGGCAGCTGAACAAAACCAAGATTGCAGAGGGGGGCCGGAAACTCAG GAAGAACTGGGGCGTCTCctgggtggtgctggctgggaACAGCCTTGTCTTCTACAAGGATGTCAAGGGTCCAGCACCGACCGGCTGG AGACCCGCCAGCAGCCGGCCGGAGAGCAGCGTGGACCTGCGGGGCGCTGTGCTGGATCGGGCCCGCGACATGTCCAGCAAGAAGAACGTCATCCAC CTCCGCACTGTGACCGGCAATGAATTCCTGCTGCAGTCGGACAGCGAGGCGACCATCCAGGACTGGCACCAGACCATCAAGGGCGTCATCCGGCGGCTG GACCGGGAGAACCCCCTGGAGGAGCTGAGCTACGCGCTGTACCGGGAGGGCAGCTCCGAGCTGGCGGACCTGAGCGGGGATGAGGAGGACGAGGGGCCAAGGCCAAAGGAGGGCTGGACCAGCTCAG GCTCCGTCCGCGGCCCGGACAGCACGGAAAAGAAGCGAGTGAAGAGCAAACTGAGGCGCTTCATCGTCCGGCGGCCCCCgctgcagagcctgcaggagaAGGGGCTCATCCGAG ACCAGGTCTTTGGCTGCCggctggaggccctgtgccagcggGACGGCGACACTGTGCCCCGCTTTGTCCGGCTCTGCGTCCAGGCCGTGGAGGAGAGAG GCCTGGACGTGGACGGGATCTACCGGGTGAGCGGGAACTTGGCCGTGATCCAGAAGCTGCGCTTTGCTGTGGACCGGG AGCGGGCGGTGACTTCAGATGGGCGCTACGTCTTCCCCCAGCCGCTGTGCCAAG AGGAGCGGCTCACCTTGGCTGACCCCGAGTGGGATGACGTCCACGTGGTGACCGGCGCCCTCAAGCTCTTCTTCCGTGAGCTGCCCGAGCCCCTGGTGCCCTTCGACCTCTTCCACGCCTTCGTGGCTGCCGTCA AGCTCCCGACCTACGCGGAGCAGGTGCAGCGCCTGGCAGAGCTGGTCCAGAGCCTGCCCCCGCCCAACTACGCCACCCTGCGCTACCTCCTGGCCCACCTCCGCAA GGTGATGGAACACGCCGACGCCAACCGCATGACGCGGCAGAACATCGGCATTGTGTTCGGGCCGACGTTGCTGCGGCCCGAGCGGGAGCTGCCCAGCATGGCCGTGGACATGGTGCACCAGAACCAGGCAGTGGAACTGCTACTCTGCGAGTTCGAGCGCCTCTTCCTGGCGCCCGGCGGCCCCTGA
- the GLI1 gene encoding zinc finger protein GLI1 → MFNPTNLPGNSYVEHCYLRPLQAPGPGLPDGPSDFPGCPQAAPVGSAHGYGLVPGSEHTGHAEGSRFSMPRGVARLAKKRALSISPLSDASVDLQSIIRTSPSSLVAFLNSRCPSAGGTYGHLSIGTISPSLGFQSPVGHPKASGASFGAPMPSCGSHEHLPGRPGLLHHPSPRGMPTHCQLKSEPHLREVLGAPAREEPSEGDVSSPASRGTQDPLLGLLEPHGELDKDDGKPEPEATYETNCRWESCSKEFDTQEQLVHHINNEHIHGEKKDFVCHWLDCSREQRPFKAQYMLVVHMRRHTGEKPHKCTFEGCHKAYSRLENLKTHLRSHTGEKPYVCEHEGCNKAFSNASDRAKHQNRTHSNEKPYVCKIPGCTKRYTDPSSLRKHVKTVHGPDAHITKKHRGEALLSRVLVAPGGAADMKQEMDGGCPGEGRRDEGKLMVPEASLKPQPSPGGQSSCSSERSPLGSANNTDSGVEMNAHAGGSLEDLSVLEDAPPGEPMGPSGLAALRRLENLRIDKLRQLRKPPPGKGLKLPAIPGPTGPPGEMPSLCSPSPAVSHHHILERSAGDLAPLPPLSDRRASTTSTVSSAYTVSRRSSLASPYPAGSLGLPETHVLLSPDASRHSGEASQGGGLPGLTPAQQYHLKAQYAEATGGPPPTPLPSMAQMGLSGRMGLSGDYPAPAVLSFPASGSLRRHSTDECPGYQLHPPLVPGHGARRASDPARPAPEPPMGQRFRSVGNVGAVGRAGRQPLGGTDASLQCHLLSPPPPGISENALLEPSLLEMEPYLGFQCQGPGAELQGEATYGSAHRTMVGVQLSPASPRDLQGALAQPSYPLPQCQGTQPYQGLGPPEASLPAPWEEADPGMTPMAHSPLAGQLCPHQYPASGACTPHPRHTGSCQFAGGQVSQPHIKAEQRFQAPVPASCQNGVHLAAPRQYQAEPCTLGPQPPPARRPQPPMRQAKELLVRSYVQAQQALMWGDQPQPPAQAGEALMGHSQPLRYPPAPQPYLSPSYGSYPESPAGRPQPSGGPQALSNQASPPCEPPEASPHRQLHLPPLHTPHEGPPQLYAGGQGPLPPRKGPQGLRAASCRGQEPGRLYVPSLEGLHAHAFPYPAPEGQGSNSLDSLDLENMHLDFAAILDETEPPAPSPARLPPHGPPNMAVGDMSSMLSALAGESHFLNSLS, encoded by the exons ACGTGGAGCATTGCTACCTGCGGCCCCTGCAGGCACCCGGCCCTGGCCTGCCCGACG GGCCCAGTGACTTCCCTGgttgcccccaggctgccccggTGGGCAGTGCTCATGGGTacgggctggtgccaggcagcgagCACACGGGACACGCCGAGG GGTCCCGGTTCTCCATGCCCCGCGGCGTGGCCAGGCTGGCCAAGAAGCGGGCACTGTCCATCTCACCCCTGTCGGACGCCAGTGTCGATCTGCAAAGCATCATCCgcacctcccccagctccctggtgGCCTTCCTCAACTCCCGCTGCCCCTCCGCCGGCGGCACCTACGGGCACCTCTCCATCGGCACCATCAG CCCTTCCCTCGGCTTCCAAAGCCCTGTGGGGCACCCAAAGGCCTCAGGGGCCTCATTTGGCGCCCCCATGCCCTCCTGTGGCTCCCACGAGCACCTGCCTGGCCGGCCAGGGCTCCTGCACCATCCCTCACCCCGTGGGATGCCCACGCACTGCCAG CTGAAGTCGGAGCCCCATCTGCGGGAGGTCCTGGGTGCCCCGGCCCGGGAGGAGCCATCGGAGGGAGACGTCTCCAGCCCAGCCTCCAGGGGGACACAG gaccccctgctggggctgctggagccgcaTGGGGAGCTGGACAAGGACGACgggaagccagagccagaggccacGTACGAAACCAACTGCCGCTGGGAGAGCTGCAGCAAAGAGTTCGACACCCAGGAGCAGCTGGTGCAC CACATAAACAACGAGCACATCCACGGTGAGAAAAAGGACTTTGTGTGCCACTGGCTGGACTGCTCGCGGGAGCAGCGGCCCTTCAAGGCGCAGTACATGCTGGTCGTGCACATGCGGCGCCACACGGGTGAGAAGCCTCACAAGTGCACG TTCGAGGGCTGTCACAAGGCCTACTCGCGCCTGGAGAACCTCAAGACCCATCTGCGGTCGCACACGGGTGAGAAGCCGTACGTCTGCGAGCACGAGGGCTGCAACAAGGCCTTCTCCAATGCCTCAGACCGTGCCAAGCACCAGAACCGCACACACTCCAATGAG AAACCGTACGTGTGCAAGATCCCTGGCTGCACCAAGCGCTATacagaccccagctccctgcgcAAGCACGTCAAGACGGTGCATGGCCCCGATGCCCACATCACCAAGAAGCACCGGGGGGAGGCGCTGCTGAGCCGGGTGCTGGTGGCCCCCGGGGGCGCTGCAGACATGAAGCAGGAGATGGATGGGGGCTGCCCTGGCGAGGGCAGGCGGGACGAGGGGAAGCTGATGGTCCCTGAGGCCTCCTTG aagcCGCAGCCCAGTCCCGGCGGGCAGTCGTCCTGCAGCAGCGAGCGCTCGCCCCTGGGCAGCGCCAACAACACCGACAGCGGGGTGGAGATGAACGCCCACGCAGGCGGCAGCCTGGAGGACCTGTCCGTGCTGGAGGACGCCCCGCCGGGGGAGCCCATGGGCCCCTCGGGGCTTGCCGCCCTGCGCCGCCTGGAGAACCTCCGCATCGACAAGCTCAGGCAGCTGAGGAAGCCTCCGCCTGGCAAGGGCCTGAAGCTGCCGGCCATCCCCGGCCCCACTg GCCCCCCTGGGGAGATGCCCAGCCTGTGCAGCCCGTCCCCTGCCGTCTCCCACCACCACATCCTGGAGCGCTCCGCTGGggacctggcccccctgcccccgctgaGCGACCGCCGGGCCAGCACCACCAGCACCGTCAGCTCGGCCTACACCGTCAGCCGCCGCTCCTCGCTGGCCTCGCCGTACCCCGCCGGCAGCCTGGGCCTGCCTGAGACCCACGTCCTGCTCTCCCCCGACGCCTCGCGGCACTCCGGCGAGGCCAGTCAGGGCGGGGGGCTGCCGGGCCTGACGCCTGCCCAGCAGTACCACCTCAAGGCCCAGTACGCTGAGGCCACAGGcggccccccgcccaccccgctcCCCAGCATGGCACAGATGGGCCTGAGCGGCAGGATGGGGCTCTCAGGAGACTACCCGGCCCCGGCTGTGCTGTCCTTCCCGGCCAGTGGCTCGCTGCGGCGCCACAGCACCGACGAGTGCCCTGGCTACCAGCTGCACCCACCACTGGTGCCCGGGCATGGTGCCCGGCGAGCCAGCGACCCTGCCCGGCCAGCGCCTGAGCCACCCATGGGGCAGCGCTTCAGGAGCGTGGGGAACGTGGGcgcggtgggcagggctgggcggcagCCCCTTGGGGGCACCGACGCCAGCCTGCAGTgccacctcctctcccctccgCCACCCGGCATCAGCGAGAACGCCCTCCTGGAGCCCAGCCTGCTGGAGATGGAGCCATACCTGGGCTTCCAGTGCCAGGGGCCAGGTGCGGAGCTGCAGGGGGAAGCCACCTATGGCAGCGCCCACAGGACGATGGTGGGTGTGCAGCTCAGCCCGGCCtcccccagggacctgcagggggccctggcacagcccagtTACCCTCTGCCCCAGTGCCAAGGGACCCAGCCCTACCAGGGCCTGGGCCCGCCTGAGGCCAGCTTGCCAGCACCCTGGGAGGAGGCTGACCCAGGGATGACCCCCATGGCTCACAGCCCACTGGCCGGTCAGCTGTGCCCCCACCAGTACCCAGCTTCTGgcgcctgcaccccccaccccaggcacacaGGCTCGTGCCAGTTTGCCGGGGGGCAGGTCAGCCAGCCGCACATCAAAGCCGAGCAGCGGTTCCAGGCACCGGTGCCGGCCTCCTGCCAGAATGGGGTGCACCTGGCGGCCCCCCGCCAGTACCAGGCCGAACCGTGCACTCtggggccccagccccccccggccaggcggccccagccccccatgcgGCAGGCCAAGGAGCTACTGGTGCGGAGCTATGTGCAGGCCCAGCAGGCGCTGATGTGGGGGGAccagccacagccacccgcacaggCTGGGGAGGCCCTAATGGGGCACAGCCAACCCCTGCGGTACCCACCGGCACCCCAGCCATACCTCAGCCCCAGCTATGGCAGCTACCCCGAGAGCCCGGCTGGCCGGCCGCAGCCCTCCGGGGGGCCCCAGGCACTGAGCAACCAGGCCAGCCCCCCTTGCGAGCCCCCCGAGGCCAGCCCCCACCGCCAGCTGCACCTGCCACCTTTGCACACCCCCCATGAGGGCCCCCCGCAGCTATATGCCGGGGGGCAGGGCCCTCTGCCACCCAGGAAGGGCCCCCAGGGTCTCcgggcagccagctgcaggggacaggagcctGGCCGGCTGTATGTCCCCAGCCTGGAGGGCCTCCACGCCCACGCCTTCCCCTACCCAgcgccagaggggcagggctccAACAGCCTGGACTCGCTGGACCTGGAGAACATGCATCTGGACTTTGCCGCCATCCTGGACGAGACGGAgcccccggctcccagccctgcccggctGCCCCCCCATGGGCCCCCCAACATGGCCGTGGGGGACATGAGCTCCATGCTGAGcgcgctggctggggagagccacTTCCTCAACAGCCTCTCATGA